Part of the Halodesulfurarchaeum formicicum genome is shown below.
GCTCTTCTGGGTTTACGAACCGATGGAAAACGGCTTTCTGGATGCCGTCGGACGCTATCCGACCGTCAACAGCGTCACGGAGGTCGACGTATACGAGGACCGGACCCTGTTCAAACTCGACTGGGATGCGAGCCAGGATCACCTTTTTCGCTGCATAATGGATCATGAGGGGCAAATTCTGGGTGCGACCGGAACCGCTGACGGGTGGGATTTCGAGATCCGGTTCTCCCAACGGGAGGCATTGGGGCAGTTTCAAACCTGTTGTGAGGACGCTCAAATCTCACTCGATGTCATCAGTGTCTACAATCCCACGAGTCCCGAGGCTGGTCCGTGGTACGGCCTGAGCAAGCCACAACGGGAAGCGCTCACGCTCGCGGTCCGACTGGGTTATTATGACATTCCTCGCGGTTGTACGACCGAAGAACTGGCGAACAAACTCGGAATCTCCGACCAGGCAGTGACCGAACG
Proteins encoded:
- a CDS encoding helix-turn-helix domain-containing protein, with translation MSVIVQVRIPPADFELGQLLDLDAAAAVELETLVPSGNVTVPLFWVYEPMENGFLDAVGRYPTVNSVTEVDVYEDRTLFKLDWDASQDHLFRCIMDHEGQILGATGTADGWDFEIRFSQREALGQFQTCCEDAQISLDVISVYNPTSPEAGPWYGLSKPQREALTLAVRLGYYDIPRGCTTEELANKLGISDQAVTERLRRAIGTFTRHALLTPESDS